From Pseudomonas putida, one genomic window encodes:
- the glp gene encoding gephyrin-like molybdotransferase Glp, producing the protein MKAVAEASPARPLMAVEEALERLLALAEAAPIRDIETVSLAEAEGRVLATDLVASLDLPPWPNSAMDGYALRLADYHGLPLPVSQRIFAGHAPEPLQPGTCARIFTGAPLPAGADCVEMQENTEVLEDGRVRFLERMRLEQNVRPQGQETRQGEQVMVAGTRLGPIELGLAATLGHARLQVVRRVRVAVLSTGDELVEPGLPLGPGQIYNSNRRLLVSWLQRLGCEVQDMGILPDDLVLTRQCLASLGDVDLILSTGGVSVGEADYLGAALREAGELALWKLAIKPGKPLTFGHYQGVPVIGLPGNPASTLVTFGLLTRPYLLRRQGVAQVTPLRFDVPAGFDWPKAGTRREYLRARIDNGRVHIYKNQSSGVLRSAAWADGLVEVREGSTPQQGDSVTFIPLSELLG; encoded by the coding sequence GTGAAAGCCGTGGCTGAGGCATCTCCGGCCCGGCCATTGATGGCGGTGGAGGAGGCGCTGGAGCGCCTGCTGGCCTTGGCCGAGGCCGCGCCGATCAGGGACATCGAAACCGTCTCGCTGGCAGAGGCCGAGGGCCGGGTGCTGGCGACCGACCTGGTGGCCTCGCTCGACCTGCCGCCCTGGCCCAACAGTGCCATGGATGGCTACGCACTGCGTCTGGCCGATTACCACGGCCTGCCGTTGCCCGTCAGCCAGCGCATTTTTGCCGGGCACGCGCCCGAGCCTTTGCAGCCCGGCACGTGCGCACGGATCTTCACCGGTGCCCCGCTGCCGGCCGGTGCCGACTGCGTCGAGATGCAGGAAAACACCGAGGTGCTGGAGGATGGCCGGGTACGTTTTCTCGAGCGGATGAGGCTTGAGCAGAATGTCCGCCCCCAGGGCCAGGAAACCCGCCAGGGTGAACAGGTGATGGTCGCAGGTACGCGCCTGGGCCCGATCGAACTGGGGTTGGCCGCAACGTTGGGGCATGCTCGGCTGCAGGTGGTGCGCCGGGTACGGGTGGCCGTGTTGTCCACCGGTGACGAGTTGGTCGAGCCAGGGTTGCCACTGGGCCCAGGGCAGATCTACAACAGTAACCGGCGCCTGCTGGTTAGCTGGTTGCAACGCCTGGGCTGTGAAGTGCAGGACATGGGCATTCTCCCTGATGACCTGGTGCTCACTCGCCAATGCCTGGCCAGCTTGGGTGATGTCGACCTGATCCTGTCCACTGGGGGTGTCTCGGTGGGCGAGGCCGATTACCTGGGCGCGGCGCTGCGTGAGGCGGGTGAGCTGGCCTTGTGGAAGCTGGCGATCAAACCCGGCAAGCCGCTGACATTCGGGCACTATCAAGGCGTGCCGGTGATCGGCCTGCCCGGCAACCCTGCGTCGACACTGGTGACCTTCGGCCTGCTTACACGCCCGTACTTGCTTCGCCGCCAAGGGGTGGCGCAGGTCACTCCGCTACGTTTCGACGTCCCTGCAGGTTTCGACTGGCCCAAGGCCGGAACCCGGCGCGAATACCTGCGGGCGCGGATCGATAACGGCCGGGTGCACATCTACAAGAACCAGAGCTCTGGTGTGCTGCGCAGCGCCGCCTGGGCTGACGGCTTGGTGGAGGTGCGCGAAGGCAGCACGCCGCAGCAGGGTGACAGCGTCACGTTCATCCCACTGAGCGAGCTACTTGGCTGA
- the tusA gene encoding sulfurtransferase TusA: MTDFTPDAILDATGLNCPEPVMMLHTHVRNLAAGGLLKVIATDPSTRRDIPKFCNFLGHELLQQQEEAGTYLYWIRKKAD; encoded by the coding sequence ATGACAGACTTCACCCCCGACGCCATCCTCGATGCCACTGGCCTGAACTGCCCAGAACCGGTGATGATGCTGCACACCCACGTACGCAATCTGGCCGCCGGCGGCCTGCTCAAGGTCATCGCCACCGATCCCTCCACCCGCCGCGACATTCCCAAGTTCTGCAACTTCCTTGGCCACGAACTGCTCCAGCAGCAGGAAGAAGCCGGTACCTACCTGTACTGGATTCGCAAGAAAGCCGACTGA
- a CDS encoding ABC transporter transmembrane domain-containing protein, with product MPEPVSSRQRRALFLCWQFMRPYRGQALLALLALVVTAGITLSMGQGIRLLVDQGFMTRSAHQLNQTIGLFLLLVLALAVGTFSRFYLVSWIGERCVADIRRAVFDHLIGLHPGFFEDNRSSEIQSRLTADTTLLQAVIGSSLSMFLRNALMVIGGVVLLFITNPKLTGIVVVALPLVLAPILLFGRRVRSLSRQSQDRVADVGSYVAETLGQIKTVQAYNHQALDRQLFADTVEAAFAVARQRIAQRAWLITLVIVLVLGAVGVMLWVGGTDVIAGRISAGELAAFVFYSLIVGSAFGTLSEVIGELQRAAGAAERIAELLAARSSIIEPEQPLALRRQGTGGHIELKNLVFAYPSRPSVAAIDNLSLVIEPGQTVALVGPSGAGKSTLFDLLLRFYDPQQGAIVVDGQPITSLALGDLRRQFALVAQNPSLFRATVEANIRYGRPEASLAEVEAAARGAHADAFIRQLPQGYQTPLGEGGIGLSGGQRQRLAIARALLVDAPILLLDEATSALDAQSEHLIQQALPSLMAGRTTLVIAHRLATVQHADRIAVIDKGHLVAVGTHRELLEKSPLYARLASLQFNNA from the coding sequence ATGCCCGAACCGGTATCTTCACGTCAGCGTCGCGCTTTGTTTCTCTGCTGGCAATTCATGCGCCCATACCGAGGCCAAGCGCTGTTGGCGCTGCTGGCTCTGGTAGTGACCGCCGGCATAACGCTGTCCATGGGGCAGGGCATCCGCCTATTGGTGGACCAAGGATTCATGACCCGTTCGGCGCACCAGCTCAATCAGACCATCGGCTTGTTCCTGTTATTGGTGTTGGCGCTGGCGGTCGGTACATTCAGCCGCTTCTACCTGGTTTCCTGGATCGGTGAGCGGTGCGTGGCCGATATTCGCCGCGCCGTCTTCGATCACCTGATAGGCCTGCACCCTGGCTTTTTCGAAGACAACCGCAGCTCGGAGATCCAGTCCCGGCTGACCGCAGATACCACCTTGCTGCAGGCGGTCATCGGCTCATCGCTGTCGATGTTCCTGCGCAACGCCCTCATGGTGATCGGCGGTGTCGTGCTGCTTTTCATCACCAACCCCAAGCTCACCGGCATCGTCGTGGTGGCCCTGCCGTTGGTACTGGCACCGATCCTGCTGTTTGGCAGGCGCGTGCGCAGCCTGTCGCGGCAGAGCCAGGACCGGGTGGCGGATGTGGGCAGCTATGTGGCCGAGACGCTGGGGCAGATCAAGACCGTGCAGGCGTACAACCACCAGGCGCTCGATCGCCAGCTGTTCGCCGATACGGTTGAGGCGGCTTTCGCCGTGGCGCGTCAGCGCATCGCGCAGCGGGCCTGGTTGATCACCCTGGTGATCGTGCTGGTGCTGGGCGCGGTGGGGGTGATGTTATGGGTCGGCGGCACGGATGTGATCGCCGGGCGCATCTCCGCAGGCGAACTGGCAGCCTTCGTGTTTTACAGCCTGATCGTCGGCAGTGCCTTCGGAACGCTGAGCGAAGTCATCGGCGAACTGCAGCGCGCTGCCGGTGCGGCCGAGCGTATCGCCGAACTGCTGGCGGCGCGCAGCAGCATCATCGAGCCCGAGCAGCCGTTGGCGCTGCGTCGGCAGGGCACTGGCGGGCATATCGAGCTGAAGAACCTGGTATTCGCTTACCCTTCCAGGCCATCGGTCGCCGCCATCGACAACCTGAGCCTGGTCATCGAGCCAGGCCAGACCGTGGCGCTGGTGGGGCCATCCGGCGCCGGCAAATCGACCCTGTTCGACTTGCTGCTGCGTTTTTACGACCCTCAGCAGGGCGCCATCGTTGTGGATGGCCAGCCAATCACCAGCCTGGCGCTGGGCGATCTACGCCGCCAGTTCGCGCTGGTAGCGCAGAACCCTTCACTGTTTCGCGCTACGGTCGAGGCCAATATCCGCTATGGGCGCCCCGAGGCCAGCCTGGCCGAAGTAGAGGCAGCGGCGCGTGGCGCGCATGCCGACGCGTTCATCCGGCAATTGCCGCAGGGTTACCAGACACCACTGGGCGAGGGCGGTATCGGCCTGTCGGGCGGGCAGCGGCAACGCCTGGCGATTGCCCGGGCGTTGCTGGTGGATGCGCCGATCCTGCTGCTCGACGAAGCCACCAGCGCCCTCGATGCGCAGAGCGAACACTTGATCCAGCAGGCCCTGCCGAGCCTGATGGCGGGCCGCACCACGCTGGTCATCGCCCACCGCCTGGCCACGGTGCAGCATGCTGACCGCATCGCAGTCATCGACAAGGGGCACCTGGTGGCAGTGGGTACTCACCGTGAACTGCTCGAAAAAAGCCCTCTGTACGCCAGGCTCGCCTCACTGCAGTTCAACAACGCTTGA
- the moaB gene encoding molybdenum cofactor biosynthesis protein B has translation MKAKADTPFVALNIAVLTVSDTRTFETDTSGQTFVDRLTAAGHQLAERKLLKDDLYKIRAQVATWIADDGVQVVLITGGTGFTGRDSTPEAVACLLDKQVEGFGELFRQISVADIGTSTVQSRALAGLANGTLICCLPGSTNAVRTGWDGILAEQLDARHRPCNFVAHLKQVAACESRG, from the coding sequence ATGAAAGCCAAGGCAGATACCCCCTTCGTGGCCCTGAACATTGCCGTGCTGACCGTCAGCGACACCCGGACCTTTGAAACCGACACCTCCGGGCAGACCTTCGTCGACCGCCTGACTGCGGCGGGCCACCAGTTGGCTGAGCGCAAGCTGCTCAAGGACGACCTCTACAAGATCCGCGCCCAGGTCGCCACCTGGATCGCCGATGACGGCGTGCAGGTGGTGCTGATTACCGGCGGCACCGGCTTCACGGGGCGCGACAGTACGCCTGAGGCTGTGGCCTGCCTGCTGGACAAGCAGGTAGAAGGCTTCGGCGAACTGTTCCGGCAGATCTCCGTCGCCGACATCGGCACGTCCACTGTTCAGTCGCGCGCCTTGGCCGGCCTGGCCAACGGCACGCTGATATGCTGCCTGCCGGGCTCGACCAATGCTGTGCGCACCGGTTGGGACGGCATCCTTGCCGAGCAGCTCGATGCCCGCCATCGTCCGTGCAATTTCGTTGCGCACCTGAAGCAGGTTGCGGCCTGTGAAAGCCGTGGCTGA
- the rlmM gene encoding 23S rRNA (cytidine(2498)-2'-O)-methyltransferase RlmM — MNTLFMHSRPGFEGEVCAEISEHAARLGVAGYAKGKPQSACAEFVCAEADGAERLMAQLRFAQLIFPRQWARGSYIELPETDRVSVLLEHLRALPVFGSLWLEVLDSNDGKELSTFCRKFEVPLRKALEKAGRLVDNASLPRLLLTFISGRRVFVGVADANNSALWPMGIPRLKFPREAPSRSTLKLEEAWHQFIPREQWEQRLGDDMTGVDLGASPGGWTYQLVRRGMLVTAIDNGPMAESLMDTGLVQHLMADGFTWQPKQPVDWMVCDIVEKPARTTALIETWLGEGLCREAVVNLKLPMKQRYAEVRRLLDRMEATFKAGKVKVSIACKQLYHDREEVTCHLRRLDLKPRK, encoded by the coding sequence ATGAATACCCTGTTCATGCATAGCCGGCCCGGGTTCGAGGGCGAGGTCTGCGCGGAGATCAGCGAACACGCTGCCCGCCTGGGGGTTGCCGGTTATGCCAAAGGCAAGCCGCAGAGCGCCTGCGCCGAGTTTGTCTGCGCCGAAGCCGACGGTGCCGAGCGGTTGATGGCGCAGTTGCGCTTTGCTCAACTGATCTTCCCGCGCCAGTGGGCGCGGGGGAGCTACATCGAACTGCCTGAGACCGATCGGGTCAGCGTGTTGCTTGAGCATCTGCGGGCATTGCCGGTGTTTGGCAGCCTGTGGCTGGAGGTGCTCGACAGCAACGATGGCAAGGAGCTGTCGACGTTTTGCCGCAAGTTCGAGGTGCCGCTGCGCAAGGCGTTGGAAAAAGCCGGGCGCTTGGTCGATAACGCCAGCCTGCCTCGGCTGTTGCTGACGTTCATCAGTGGTCGTCGGGTATTCGTTGGCGTTGCCGATGCGAACAACAGTGCGCTGTGGCCGATGGGCATTCCTCGCTTGAAATTCCCGCGGGAGGCGCCGAGCCGCTCGACGTTGAAGCTTGAAGAGGCGTGGCACCAGTTCATTCCGCGCGAGCAGTGGGAGCAGCGGTTGGGCGATGACATGACCGGTGTTGATCTTGGGGCATCGCCGGGTGGCTGGACTTACCAACTGGTACGCCGGGGCATGCTGGTCACTGCGATCGACAACGGGCCGATGGCCGAGAGTTTGATGGACACTGGTCTGGTGCAACACTTGATGGCCGATGGCTTCACCTGGCAGCCCAAGCAACCGGTGGACTGGATGGTCTGCGATATCGTCGAGAAGCCTGCGCGTACTACTGCGTTGATCGAGACTTGGTTGGGGGAGGGCTTGTGCCGGGAGGCGGTGGTCAATCTGAAATTGCCGATGAAGCAGCGATATGCCGAAGTGCGTCGGCTGCTGGACCGCATGGAGGCGACCTTCAAGGCGGGCAAGGTCAAGGTTTCGATTGCCTGCAAGCAGCTGTATCACGACCGTGAGGAAGTGACCTGCCATCTGCGCAGGCTGGACCTGAAGCCGCGAAAATAA
- a CDS encoding methyl-accepting chemotaxis protein, with product MSATAQEVARHAAEAARAADEADHSAQAGEQVMQQTIDIIGVVNQEIAGTAAVIRDLENDSSRIGKVLEVIRGIAEQTNLLALNAAIEAARAGEAGRGFAVVADEVRSLAQRTAASIAEIHQIIEAVQSGAVEAVKAIESGQQRSEEGAEQVQQAGQMLQRITVAVEAIRDMNRQIATAAEEQTSVAEDISRNLIEITRIATANQEAVQHTEQAGQRLHGLSGQLGEVTSRLTA from the coding sequence ATGTCCGCCACTGCCCAAGAGGTTGCCCGTCACGCCGCCGAAGCCGCGCGGGCGGCCGATGAAGCCGACCACAGTGCCCAGGCCGGCGAGCAGGTCATGCAGCAGACCATCGACATCATTGGCGTGGTCAACCAGGAGATCGCAGGGACTGCGGCGGTAATCCGCGATCTTGAGAATGACAGTTCGCGCATCGGCAAGGTGCTGGAAGTGATCCGTGGGATCGCCGAGCAGACCAACCTGCTGGCGCTCAATGCGGCCATCGAAGCGGCCCGTGCGGGTGAGGCCGGGCGCGGCTTTGCGGTGGTCGCCGACGAGGTGCGTAGCCTGGCTCAGCGCACGGCGGCGTCGATCGCCGAAATCCATCAGATCATCGAGGCGGTTCAGTCTGGTGCCGTGGAGGCGGTCAAGGCCATCGAAAGCGGGCAGCAGCGCAGCGAGGAGGGTGCCGAGCAGGTGCAGCAGGCAGGGCAGATGCTGCAGCGCATCACCGTCGCGGTCGAAGCCATCCGTGACATGAACCGGCAGATCGCCACGGCAGCTGAGGAACAGACCAGTGTGGCCGAGGATATTTCGCGTAACCTGATCGAGATTACCCGCATCGCAACTGCCAACCAGGAGGCAGTGCAGCACACCGAGCAGGCTGGCCAGCGCCTGCATGGGCTGTCGGGGCAGTTGGGTGAAGTCACGTCGCGTCTTACCGCGTAG
- the acnA gene encoding aconitate hydratase AcnA yields MPSLDSLNTLKTLEVADQTYHYYSLAEAARQLGDLQRLPMSLKVLLENLLRWEDGKTVSSDDLRSLADWLQDRRSDREIQYRPARVLMQDFTGVPAVVDLAAMRAAMAKAGGDPQRINPLSPVDLVIDHSVMVDRYATPKAFSENVDIEMQRNGERYAFLRWGQSAFDNFRVVPPGTGICHQVNLEYLGRTVWTREADGRTYAFPDTLVGTDSHTTMINGLGVLGWGVGGIEAEAAMLGQPVSMLIPEVIGFKLTGKLREGITATDLVLTVTQMLRKKGVVGKFVEFYGDGLADLPLADRATIANMAPEYGATCGFFPVDEVTLDYLRLSGRPQQTVQLVEQYCKTQGLWRLPGQEPLFTDTLALDMGDVEASLAGPKRPQDRVALGQVSQAFDHFIELQPKPLAKEVGRLESEGGGGVAVGNADQAREIDYSHQGQTYTLRDGAVVIAAITSCTNTSNPSVMMAAGLVAKKALEKGLQRKPWVKSSLAPGSKVVTDYYNAAGLTPYLDQLGFDLVGYGCTTCIGNSGPLDEAIENAIGSADLTVASVLSGNRNFEGRVHPLVKTNWLASPPLVVAYALAGSVRLDLIRDPLGTGKDGQPVYLRDIWPSQQEIADAVAKVDTAMFHKEYAEVFAGDAQWQAIEVPQAATYVWQDDSTYIQHPPFFDGIGGPLPVIENIQGARILALLGDSVTTDHISPAGNIKVDSPAGRYLREKGVEPHDFNSYGSRRGNHEVMMRGTFANIRIRNEMLAGEEGGNTLYVPTGEKLSIYDAAMRYQAQGTPLVVIAGQEYGTGSSRDWAAKGTNLLGVKAVLAESFERIHRSNLVGMGVLPLQFKAGHDRKQLGLTGKEQIDILGLTGAQVKPGMTLQLRITREDGQQQDIEVLCRIDTVNEVEYFKAGGILHYVLRQLIAS; encoded by the coding sequence ATGCCCTCGCTCGATAGCCTGAACACCCTCAAAACCCTCGAAGTGGCCGATCAGACCTACCACTACTACAGCCTTGCCGAAGCGGCACGACAGCTCGGAGACCTGCAGCGCCTGCCCATGTCGCTCAAGGTGCTGCTGGAAAACCTGCTGCGCTGGGAAGACGGCAAGACGGTCAGCAGCGACGACCTGCGCTCGCTCGCCGACTGGCTGCAAGACCGTCGTTCCGATCGCGAAATCCAATACCGCCCGGCGCGGGTACTGATGCAGGATTTCACCGGCGTGCCAGCGGTCGTCGACCTGGCGGCCATGCGCGCTGCCATGGCCAAGGCCGGGGGCGACCCACAGCGAATCAACCCGCTGTCGCCTGTGGACTTGGTGATCGACCACTCGGTGATGGTCGACCGCTACGCCACCCCCAAGGCGTTCAGTGAAAACGTCGACATCGAGATGCAACGCAACGGTGAACGGTACGCCTTTCTGCGCTGGGGCCAGAGCGCGTTCGACAATTTCCGCGTAGTGCCGCCGGGCACCGGCATCTGCCACCAGGTCAACCTGGAGTACCTGGGCCGTACGGTATGGACCCGTGAGGCCGACGGGCGCACCTACGCGTTCCCGGACACCTTGGTCGGCACCGACTCGCACACCACCATGATCAACGGCTTGGGCGTGCTCGGCTGGGGTGTGGGCGGGATCGAAGCGGAGGCTGCCATGCTCGGCCAGCCAGTGTCGATGCTGATCCCGGAAGTGATCGGTTTCAAGCTTACCGGCAAGCTGCGCGAAGGCATCACCGCCACCGACCTGGTGCTGACCGTGACCCAGATGCTGCGCAAGAAAGGCGTGGTCGGCAAGTTCGTCGAATTCTACGGTGACGGCCTGGCCGACCTGCCCTTGGCCGACCGTGCCACCATTGCCAACATGGCGCCGGAATACGGCGCGACCTGTGGCTTCTTCCCGGTCGATGAAGTCACCTTGGACTACCTGCGCCTTTCGGGTAGGCCGCAGCAAACGGTGCAACTGGTCGAACAGTACTGCAAGACACAAGGCCTGTGGCGCCTGCCAGGCCAGGAACCGCTGTTCACCGATACCCTGGCCTTGGACATGGGTGACGTCGAAGCAAGCCTAGCCGGGCCCAAGCGCCCGCAGGACCGCGTTGCGCTCGGCCAGGTCAGCCAAGCGTTCGACCACTTCATCGAACTGCAACCCAAACCGCTGGCCAAAGAGGTCGGCCGCCTGGAAAGCGAAGGCGGTGGAGGTGTAGCGGTGGGCAATGCCGACCAGGCCCGGGAAATCGACTACAGCCACCAGGGCCAGACCTATACCCTGCGCGACGGCGCTGTGGTGATTGCCGCCATTACCTCCTGCACCAACACCTCCAACCCCAGCGTGATGATGGCGGCTGGCCTGGTGGCGAAAAAGGCGCTGGAGAAAGGGCTACAGCGCAAACCCTGGGTGAAGAGCTCGCTGGCACCTGGTTCCAAGGTGGTCACCGACTATTACAACGCCGCCGGGCTCACCCCTTACCTGGACCAACTGGGTTTCGACCTGGTCGGCTACGGTTGTACCACCTGTATCGGCAACTCCGGCCCACTGGACGAGGCCATCGAGAACGCCATCGGTAGCGCCGACCTGACCGTGGCCTCGGTACTGTCGGGCAACCGCAACTTCGAAGGCCGGGTGCACCCGCTGGTCAAGACCAACTGGCTGGCCTCGCCACCCTTGGTGGTGGCCTACGCGCTGGCCGGCAGCGTGCGCCTGGACCTTATCCGTGACCCACTGGGCACAGGCAAGGACGGGCAGCCCGTGTACCTGCGCGACATCTGGCCCAGCCAGCAGGAAATCGCCGACGCCGTGGCCAAGGTCGATACGGCGATGTTCCACAAGGAGTACGCCGAAGTATTCGCAGGTGACGCCCAATGGCAGGCGATCGAGGTACCGCAGGCGGCCACTTACGTGTGGCAGGACGACTCCACCTATATCCAGCACCCTCCGTTCTTCGACGGCATTGGCGGGCCACTGCCAGTGATCGAGAACATCCAGGGCGCGCGCATTCTCGCCCTGCTTGGCGATTCGGTGACGACCGACCACATCTCCCCCGCCGGCAACATCAAGGTCGACAGCCCGGCCGGGCGCTACCTGCGCGAAAAAGGCGTGGAACCTCATGACTTCAACTCGTACGGGTCACGGCGGGGCAACCATGAGGTGATGATGCGTGGCACCTTCGCCAACATCCGTATCCGCAACGAAATGCTCGCCGGTGAAGAAGGCGGCAACACGTTGTACGTACCCACCGGGGAAAAACTCTCGATCTACGACGCGGCCATGCGCTACCAGGCTCAAGGCACACCACTGGTGGTGATCGCCGGCCAGGAATACGGCACCGGCTCCAGCCGCGACTGGGCAGCCAAGGGCACCAACCTGCTGGGGGTCAAGGCGGTACTGGCGGAGAGTTTCGAGCGCATCCACCGCTCCAACCTGGTCGGCATGGGCGTGCTGCCGTTGCAGTTCAAAGCCGGCCACGATCGCAAGCAACTCGGGCTCACCGGCAAAGAGCAAATCGACATCCTGGGCTTGACCGGGGCTCAGGTAAAACCCGGCATGACCCTGCAACTGCGCATCACCCGTGAGGACGGGCAGCAGCAAGACATCGAGGTGCTGTGCCGGATCGATACCGTCAATGAAGTGGAGTACTTCAAAGCCGGCGGCATCTTGCACTATGTATTGCGGCAACTGATCGCCAGCTGA
- a CDS encoding PA1571 family protein, with protein sequence MSLQHGSDTQKPQNTPQQKVCGSIIDAQGREVPITEQMIQQACKDLEASRVKKVQKG encoded by the coding sequence ATGAGCTTGCAGCATGGCAGCGACACCCAGAAGCCCCAGAACACCCCGCAACAGAAGGTCTGTGGCTCGATCATCGATGCCCAGGGGCGTGAAGTACCGATTACCGAGCAAATGATCCAGCAGGCCTGCAAGGACCTGGAAGCCAGCCGGGTGAAAAAGGTACAAAAGGGCTGA
- a CDS encoding YgdI/YgdR family lipoprotein, producing the protein MIKRTLPAFMLALGLGALAGCASPTVITLNDGREIQAVDTPSFDEDSGFYEFEQLDGKRTRLNKDQVRTVKEL; encoded by the coding sequence ATGATTAAACGGACCCTTCCCGCCTTCATGCTCGCCCTGGGCCTGGGCGCCCTCGCTGGCTGCGCCTCGCCGACCGTTATCACCCTGAACGACGGCCGCGAGATCCAGGCTGTGGACACTCCGTCCTTCGACGAGGACTCTGGCTTCTATGAGTTCGAGCAACTCGATGGCAAGCGTACACGGCTGAACAAAGACCAGGTTCGTACCGTCAAAGAGCTCTGA
- the pdxB gene encoding 4-phosphoerythronate dehydrogenase PdxB → MLIVADENIPLLDAFFQGFGEIRRFPGRSMDAASVKEADVLLVRSVTKVDRQLLEGSKVRFVGTCTIGTDHLDLDYFAEAGIHWSSAPGCNARGVVDYVLGSLLTLADLDGAALPQRTYGVVGAGEVGGRLVRVLHGMGWKVLVCDPLRQAAEGGDFVSLQTVLEQCDVISLHTPLQRDGEHPTWHLLGQAQLAQLRPGAWLINASRGPVVDNLALRELLLDREDVHAVLDVWEGEPQVDLQLADLCTLATPHIAGYSLDGRQRGTAQIYQALCRFLGEDERVQLQDLLPKPPLAQIEFDGEADLGWALATLCRAVYDPRRDDADFRRSLSDDAAEQRAAFDLLRKQYPPRREIEGLAVRLPGEAAQLVQMANALGAVVV, encoded by the coding sequence ATGCTGATAGTTGCCGACGAGAATATCCCGCTGCTCGATGCATTTTTCCAAGGTTTCGGCGAGATCCGCCGTTTCCCCGGCAGAAGCATGGACGCCGCCAGCGTCAAAGAAGCCGACGTGCTGCTGGTGCGCTCGGTGACCAAAGTCGACCGGCAACTGCTCGAAGGCAGCAAGGTGCGCTTCGTCGGCACCTGCACCATCGGCACCGACCACCTGGACCTGGACTACTTCGCCGAAGCGGGCATCCACTGGAGCAGCGCCCCGGGCTGCAATGCCCGCGGTGTGGTCGACTACGTGCTCGGCAGCCTGCTGACCCTCGCCGACCTGGACGGCGCGGCGCTGCCCCAGCGCACCTATGGCGTGGTTGGCGCAGGGGAGGTCGGTGGCCGGCTGGTGCGCGTGTTGCACGGCATGGGCTGGAAGGTGCTGGTCTGCGACCCGCTGCGCCAGGCGGCTGAGGGCGGCGATTTCGTCAGCCTGCAAACAGTGCTTGAACAATGCGATGTGATCAGCCTGCATACCCCCTTGCAGCGTGACGGCGAGCACCCCACCTGGCACCTGCTGGGCCAAGCGCAGCTCGCGCAACTGCGCCCTGGCGCATGGCTGATCAACGCCAGCCGTGGGCCGGTGGTCGACAACCTTGCCCTGCGAGAGCTGCTGTTGGACCGCGAAGACGTGCACGCCGTGCTCGATGTATGGGAAGGCGAACCCCAGGTCGACCTGCAACTGGCCGACCTCTGCACCCTGGCCACGCCGCACATCGCCGGCTACAGCCTCGATGGCCGCCAGCGCGGCACGGCGCAGATCTACCAGGCATTGTGCCGCTTCCTGGGTGAAGACGAGCGCGTGCAGTTGCAGGATCTGCTGCCCAAACCGCCGCTGGCGCAGATCGAGTTCGATGGCGAAGCGGACCTGGGCTGGGCCTTGGCGACCTTGTGCCGGGCGGTGTACGACCCGCGCCGCGACGATGCCGATTTCCGTCGCAGCCTGAGCGACGACGCAGCCGAGCAACGCGCGGCCTTCGACCTCTTGCGCAAACAGTACCCGCCACGCCGTGAAATCGAAGGGTTGGCGGTGCGGTTGCCAGGCGAGGCTGCGCAGTTGGTGCAGATGGCCAACGCCTTGGGTGCAGTGGTCGTTTGA